The Chengkuizengella sediminis DNA window ATGTATCATCATTTGTTTCGAAGATTAAAGCTTCAGCCAAACGACGCTCATCTTCAGGAATAGAAGCAAATCGTTCTAATTTTTCAGTATTCACAATTGCATAATCTAATCCAGCTTTCGTGCAATGATATAAATACACCGCATTAAGTACCTCTCGCCCCGCAGGAGGCAAGCCAAAGGATACGTTGCTTAACCCTAAAATTGTATGACATTTAGGCATCGCTTCTTTTATAAGTCGAATTCCTTCAACAGTTTCTTTTGCAGAACCTATATATTGTTCATCCCCTGTACCTACTGGAAAGACTAAAGGATCAAATATAATATCCTCAGGGTTAAGTCCATACTTGTTCACCAATAAATCATATGATCTTTTTGCAACCTCAAGCTTACCTTCCCTAGTAATCGCCTGTCCGTTTTCATCAATTGTTCCTACAACTACTGCTGCACCATATCGATGTATTAGCGGGACAATATTTTCAAACTTTTCTTCTCCGTCTTCTAGATTAATGGAATTGATGATGGCTTTTCCTTGAGAATATTTTAAAGAGAGCTCAATAACGTCTGCACTCGTTGTATCAATGACTAATGGAACCTTCACTTTTTTCACAACATATTGTAAAAATTTCTCCATGTCCTCTACTTCGTCTCGATCAGGATCTTGCAAACAAATATCTAAAACATGTGCTCCACCTTTAACCTGTGCTCTAGCAATTTCCGAAGCCTCTTCAAATTTACCTTCTGCAATTAATCTTTTAAATTTTCTAGAACCCAATACGTTCGTTCTTTCTCCAACCATGTAAGGTCTATTATCTGTATCAATATAAACTGTTTCAATACCAGATACCGCAGCTAAATGCTCACCCGTTTGTGGGCGAGGTGTATATGACTGCATCATTTCTGACAATGCTCGAATGTGTTCTGGTGTAGTTCCACAACATCCCCCAGCAATATTTAACCAGCCTTTTTCAGCGAAACCTGCCATTTTTTTTGCCAGAGATTCAGGTGATTCGTGATAATGACCATCTTCATCAGGTAATCCAGCATTAGGATAACAACTAATCGCTGTTTCTGCGATCTCCGAAAGACTCCGAATGTGATCTCTCATAAATTCAGGGCCTGTAGCACAATTTAATCCAATGGATACAGGTTCAAGATGCTCTAAGGATATATAAAATGATTCTATATTTTGACCTGCTAATGTAGTTCCCATTGGTTCAATCGTTCCTGAAATCATCACGGGAATTTTTTTACCTAATTTTTCAAAAGCACGCTGAATCCCAATACTAGCCGCTTTTACATTTAAAGTATCCTGAGATGTTTCAAGTAATAAAACATCTACTCCGCCTTCTATAAGAGCTAGTGCTTGCTCATGATAACTTTCTTCTAATTCATCAAACGTGATTCCACCAGTAACTGATAATGTTTTGGTTGTAGGACCCATCGCTCCAGCTGCATACCTTGGCCACCGATCAGTTGAGTATTTATTAACTGCTTCGACCGCAAGTTTTGCTGCTTCTAAACTTAATTCTCTAGCTCGATCTTGAAGATCATATTCTGCTAAAACAACGCTTGCTGATCCAAAGGTATTCGTTTCAATAATATCTGATCCGGCTTCCAAATATTTTTCATGGATACTAGAGATAAGTTCAGGACGAGTTAATACAAGCATCTCATTACAACCGTCTAAATCTTCCCCTCCAAAATCATCTGGTTTAAGATCTGCTTGCTGAATCATTGTACCCATCGCACCATCTAATATAAGTATTTTCTTTTTTAATTGTTCTTGTATTGATATTTTGTTCATTATGCTCCACTCCGCTTCAATATGTGTGCGTTCGATGAATGAATCATCAAATATCATCCATTGTCATTTTTATATAGTCTACCAAATTTGTCGGAATTGTAAAGAGGATAAAAATCCATATACGATTTTTTAAATTAAATCAATTATTATAGACGAATTATATCATATTTAAATGTGGATTGTAGTTGATTAAAGAAAAAAACTTTAGAGGAGTAAAGACAATTTTAGAGAAGTAAAACTTTCTCAATGCAATTTCTTCGATTTTTGTGATTGCTTGCTGGTAAACTTAGTAAAGGTAGTTCTATACTAAAATAAGGGAGTTTTTTGGTCTTATTTTTATAATTTTACTCAAAATAAAAAATTAACGGTATCTGGTGGTCTTATTCAATCATTTTTCATAACATTTTATATCATTTCATTAAAAATCCATAATTTAAGACCATGAAATCCCGCTATTCCCAACAAAGAAAGTGTTGGTGCAGACGTTATCTGTTTGATTTATAATTCTATAAAAAAGGTGTTTAGAAGCACATCACCTTCTAAACACCTTACTTAATTACTTAAAGAGTTTCATATAGAGTACAGATTAACCTGTTGTTACGCTGTACATCTTTTCACGTAAACCTTGAACTTCAGAGCTTTCCAAATACTCATCATAACTCATTTGTTTATCAATTAACCCATTAGGTGTAATTTCTACAATTCGATTTGCTATAGTTTGAATAAATTGATGGTCATGGGATACAAACAACATTGTACCATCAAATTGAACAAGACCATTATTCAAGGCTGTAATGGATTCTAAGTCAAGATGATTGGTAGGTTCATCTAAAATTAAAACATTTGCTGCACTAAGCATCATCTTAGATAACATACAACGTACCTTCTCTCCCCCAGAAAGAACATTACATTTTTTCAATGCTTCTTCACCAGAGAATAACATTCTTCCTAAAAACCCACGAATAAATGATTCATCTTGATCCTTGGAATATTGGCGAAGCCAATCCACTAAATTTAAATCCACATCAAAATATTCCGAGTTATCTTTTGGAAAATAGGCTTGAGAAGTTGTAACCCCCCAAGTGTAAGAACCGTCAGTTGGTTCCATTTCACCCATTAATGTTTTAAATAATGTTGTTTTTGGTATTCCATTTGGTCCTACAAAAGCGATTTTATCCCCTTTATTTACAACAAGGTTCATTTTATTTAATATCAAATCACTTTCCTGAGAAACTGTTAAGTCTTCAATAAATAATAACTGTTTCCCAGCTTCTCTTTCAGATTTAAAGTTAATAAAAGGATATTTACGATTAGAAGGTCTGATATCCTCTAACTTCAATTTTTCTAGTTGTTTACCTCGTGAAGTCGCCTGTTTAGACTTTGAAGCATTGGCACTGAAACGGGCTATAAAAGCTTCTAACTCTTTTCGTTTTTCTTCTGTTTTTTTATTTTTTTCTTGCATCAATTTTAATGCTAATTGACTAGATTCATACCAAAAATCATAATTACCCACGTACAACTGTATTTTTCCAAAATCAATATCAGCAATATGTGTACAAACTTGATTTAAAAAGTGCCGATCATGGGATACAACAATAACTGTCCCATCAAATTTTGCTAAAAAGTTTTCAAGCCATTGAATGGACTCTAAATTCAAATGGTTGGTAGGCTCATCCAATAATAATATGTTAGGGTTACCGAACAACGCTTGTGCTAATAAAACACGTACTTTATTATTACCACTTAGTTCAGACATTTTAAGATCATGGAGATCTTTTGAAATACCGAGTCCAATCAACAACTCTCCAGCATCAGCTTCAGCTTGCCACCCATCTAATTCTGCAAACTCACCTTCAAGCTCGGCTGCACGCATGCCATCCTCATCAGAAAAATCAGGTTTAGCATAAATAGCATCCTTTTCTTCCATAATCTTATACAAAATACTATGACCCATGATCACTGTTTTTAACACTTCAAACTCGTCATATTCATAGTGATTTTGTTTTAAAACCGCCACACGTTCACCAGGTGTGATATTGATTGTTCCTTTATTTGATTCAATTTCTCCAGACATTATTTTTAAAAATGTAGATTTCCCAGCTCCATTGGCACCGATCAAACCATAACAATTTCCTGGAGTAAACTTTATGTTCACATCTTCAAACAAAGCTCGTTTACCATATCGAAGTGATATATTACTTGCTGAAATCATTGTTATAACCCTACTTTCTCAATTTTCTTATGAAAAGGTTCTATAAATTCTGTTACTACGTAAATATGATGAGTTACGTTTGAAGGGAGGAATTTTGTGCCCATTCCTCTACATTCCAAACCTTTGTAATCCAGTCTTCATAAAATTCTGGCTCATGACAGACAAGTACGATGGTTCCTTGATATTCCTTTAAAGCACGTTTCAACTCTTCTTTAGCAACAACATCCAGATGGTTCGTCGGCTCATCAAAAGCGATCCAATTGCTTTCTCTCATGAGTAATTTACATAAACGTACTTTAGCTTGTTCTCCACCA harbors:
- a CDS encoding ABC-F family ATP-binding cassette domain-containing protein is translated as MISASNISLRYGKRALFEDVNIKFTPGNCYGLIGANGAGKSTFLKIMSGEIESNKGTINITPGERVAVLKQNHYEYDEFEVLKTVIMGHSILYKIMEEKDAIYAKPDFSDEDGMRAAELEGEFAELDGWQAEADAGELLIGLGISKDLHDLKMSELSGNNKVRVLLAQALFGNPNILLLDEPTNHLNLESIQWLENFLAKFDGTVIVVSHDRHFLNQVCTHIADIDFGKIQLYVGNYDFWYESSQLALKLMQEKNKKTEEKRKELEAFIARFSANASKSKQATSRGKQLEKLKLEDIRPSNRKYPFINFKSEREAGKQLLFIEDLTVSQESDLILNKMNLVVNKGDKIAFVGPNGIPKTTLFKTLMGEMEPTDGSYTWGVTTSQAYFPKDNSEYFDVDLNLVDWLRQYSKDQDESFIRGFLGRMLFSGEEALKKCNVLSGGEKVRCMLSKMMLSAANVLILDEPTNHLDLESITALNNGLVQFDGTMLFVSHDHQFIQTIANRIVEITPNGLIDKQMSYDEYLESSEVQGLREKMYSVTTG
- the metH gene encoding methionine synthase — its product is MNKISIQEQLKKKILILDGAMGTMIQQADLKPDDFGGEDLDGCNEMLVLTRPELISSIHEKYLEAGSDIIETNTFGSASVVLAEYDLQDRARELSLEAAKLAVEAVNKYSTDRWPRYAAGAMGPTTKTLSVTGGITFDELEESYHEQALALIEGGVDVLLLETSQDTLNVKAASIGIQRAFEKLGKKIPVMISGTIEPMGTTLAGQNIESFYISLEHLEPVSIGLNCATGPEFMRDHIRSLSEIAETAISCYPNAGLPDEDGHYHESPESLAKKMAGFAEKGWLNIAGGCCGTTPEHIRALSEMMQSYTPRPQTGEHLAAVSGIETVYIDTDNRPYMVGERTNVLGSRKFKRLIAEGKFEEASEIARAQVKGGAHVLDICLQDPDRDEVEDMEKFLQYVVKKVKVPLVIDTTSADVIELSLKYSQGKAIINSINLEDGEEKFENIVPLIHRYGAAVVVGTIDENGQAITREGKLEVAKRSYDLLVNKYGLNPEDIIFDPLVFPVGTGDEQYIGSAKETVEGIRLIKEAMPKCHTILGLSNVSFGLPPAGREVLNAVYLYHCTKAGLDYAIVNTEKLERFASIPEDERRLAEALIFETNDDTLAEFVAFYREKKVEKKEKISNLSLEERLASYIIEGTKEGLFVDLDQALEKYQPLEIINGPLMVGMAEVGRLFNNNELIVAEVLQSAEAMKASVSYLEPHMETTESSVKAKILLATVKGDVHDIGKNLVEIILSNNGYKIVNLGIKVPPEQLIEAYKKEKPDAIGLSGLLVKSAQQMVVTAQDLKNAGIDVPILVGGAALSRKFTKNRIGAEYDGLVLYAKDAMNGLDLANQLSNPEQRELLIQKMREWKESDVMDSGKNNTMPKLTRAVRSNISQDVPVFIPPDTEKHVLKNYPLDHLIPYVNMQMLLGHHLGLRGKVDQLIEAHDSKALELKEVVDQIYKEAIYEKKIETHGMYRFFPAQSKGNDILIFDPNDHTKVIKTFSFPRQKVEPYLCLADFLKSVDSGLMDYVGFLVVTAGKGIRELAEKWKNQGDYLRSHAIQAVALETAEAFAERIHHMMRDVWGFPDAPDMTMKKRHGARYQGIRVSFGYPACPDLEDQIPLFELMNPEDIGLELTDGCMMEPEASVSAMVFAHPEAKYFSVDKG